Within the Terriglobales bacterium genome, the region ACATGCACCGCTGGGCGGCGCACCTCATGGTGATTGCGGTGGAGCTGCACATGCTCCGGGTCTTCCTCACCGGCAGCTACAAGAAGCCGCGCGAATTCAACTGGAACGTGGGCGTCATCCTGTTGGTGCTCACCCTGCTGCTCTCGTTCACCGGGTATCTGTTGCCGGACGACCAGCTCGGCTTCTGGGCGGTCACGGTGGGTACCAACATGGCGCGCGCCACTCCCATGCTGGGCCACGAAGGGCCCTTTGGGCCGGAAATGCACATGACGCCCTACAACGACGTGCGCTTCGGCCTGCTGGGCGGCTCCATCGTGGACGCCAATGCCCTGCTGCGCGCCTATATCTGGCACTGCATCGGCATCCCCATCATCGCCGCCATCTTCATGATCGTGCACTTCTGGCGGGTGAGAAAAGATGGAGGCATCTCGGGGCCGGCGCCGGTGATCCTGGAATCGGAAGTGAAGGAGCCGCGGAGATAGTTATGGACTGGTCACAGCTTTGGGAGATCGCGTCCGCGCCGGACAATGTGCCCATTGTCGGCATCATTCCGCTGCTTGTCTTTTACATGTGGCTGGCGTGGAGGCAGGCGAGCGCCAACGACCGGCTCATCGAGCAGTTGGCCGCCGACCCCGCGCTGGCCAAAACCCATCACCGCAAGACCTGGCCCTTCCAGCCGGGATGGCAGAAGGAGATCCACGTCTGGCCCTTCCTGCTGCGCATCGAGTTCCTGGCCGTCATCATCGTCACCATCCTGCTGATGGTGTGGTCCATCGCGCTGAACGCGCCGCTGGAGGAGCCGGCCAATCCCAATCTGACCATGAATCCGGCCAAGGCGCCCTGGTACTTCCTGGGATTGCAGGAGATGCTGGTCTATTTCGACCCCTGGATCGCCGGCGTGGTCATGCCCACGTTCATCGTCGTCGGGCTGATGGCCATTCCCTACATCGATCCCAACCCGCTGGGCTCGGGCTACTACACCCTCAAGCAGCGAAGGTTCGCCATCGGGACCTTCTGCTTCGGGTTCATCGTGCTCTGGATCTCGATGATCGTCATCGGGACCTTCATCCGCGGGCCGGGTTGGATGTGGTTCTGGCCGGGGCAGACCTGGGACCACAACAAACTGATCTACGAGGTGAACCGCGACCTGCCGGACATATTCAACATCACCTCGACCTGGGCGAAGGCGGCCTTCGGAGCTCTGGTGGTGGGCGGATACTTCGCGGTAGGCGGCGTGGTGGTCCATCACCTGTTCAAGCGTTTCCACCTCAAGGACTACCAGCGCATGAGCTTCCTGCAATACAACACCCTGATGATGCTGCTGCTGCTCATGATCTCGCTGCCCATCAAGATGCTGCTAAGACTGGCGCTGCACATCAAGTACGTGTGGGTGACGCCGTGGTTCAACGTTTGAGCCGCGCTGGTCGTTGGTCTTTGGTCGTTGGTCATTGCTCGTTGGCTGTCTAAGAACCGAGAACTGGGAACCGAGAACTTAAGATGCCCCCGCAACCGCCACCGCCGCAAGACGATCCCGTAGTAAGCCGGTCCTACGCGCTGCATTACCTCATCGCGGTGGTGCTGCTCATCGGCTCGCTTTTCTGGGCGCTGGAGGACGAGTTCTGGGGCCAGCGTCCCTGGAAGGCCTACCAGGCCGAGTTCCAGGCGCGCTACCTCTCCTTCCTCAAGTCCGACTACGCCAAGTCCAAGCAGTCGGAGGAAGACCTGAAGTCGAACCCCGACTATCAGCGGCTGAAGCAGACCTGGGAGGAGGCCAGCCAGGCAGCGACGCCCCGGATGAAGGAGTTGAACGACCAGATCCACGAGGCCAGCCGCAAGCTGGGCGTGGTGCAGGCGGTCTTCACGGACGCGCGCGCGCGCGTGGGCGCTGACACCTATCAGCTGGAGACCACGGTGGATACGGCCTCCCGCGACCGCAAGCTTCGCGAGCTGGGGGAATACAGGAAGAAGAAGCAGTTCAGCGTAGACCTGCCCGAGTACAAGGGCCGGCAGCTGAACTTCGACGAGCTGGAAGCCGCCTACAGCGACCTCAAGGACGAGAAGGGCCGCCTGGGCGGCGAGTTGGGAGAGTTGCTGAAGCCGGTGAGCGAGGCCCGCGCCAAGCTCGACGCCTTCATCAGCGACCAGATCGCCACGCTCACGCCCGAGCAAATCGCCGGCCTCGAAAAGAAGATGAGGGAATGGGATCCGCAGATCCGCCAGATCAACGTGAACGCCGCCAACATCGTGGACCGCTGCGAGTCCTGCCACATGGGGGTGCGGGAGCCGGTGAAGCTCACCCTGGCGTCCATGACACTCAAGGGGCAGAAGGCAGACAAGTACGCCGAAGCCTTCGTCGGGCACCCCATGGAACTCCTGAACATCCACGATCCCGAGAAGTTCGGCTGCGTGGCCTGCCACGGAGGCAACGGCCGCGCCACCACCAGCGTGGAGAAGGGACACGGCCTCTACGAGCACTGGCTGTGGCCGCTCTTCGCCAAGGAAAACGCCCAGGCGGGATGCCAGACCTGCCATGCGGCCGACATGGTGCTGGCCAAGGGCCAGGGGCCGGAGATGGGCACCATCATCGACCAGGGCAAGGAGCTCTTCCGCGTCCGAGGATGCAATGGCTGCCATCGCTACGAGGGCTACGACCCCGAGTCCGAGCAGTTGCTGGCCGCCAACCAGCTCATCAAGCAACTGGAGGCGCAGAAGAGAGAGGACCTGCGGCAGGTCCGGCTGCTCTCCCAGCAGGGTGACCAGGCCTCGGACAACGCCGAAGCCAAGCGGCTCTACCAGCAGGCCGAGAACCTGCGTGTGGGAATCAGCAACCTGGACGGGCGCATCGAGCAGGTCGATCTGCAAGCGCGCAACCTGCTGCGTGATCAGAAGAAGATCGGACCCAACCTCAAGGACATCCGCGCCAAGCTGAACCCTAACTGGATCCCGGAGTGGCTGCACAAGCCCACCGAATTTCGCGCCACCACCAAGATGCCGAACTTCCGGCTGAGCGACGCCCAGCGCAACGCCATCACCGCCTACCTGTGGCAATCGGCGCTGACCGATTCCATCCCTAAGCAGAAGCCGGGCGACTTCAAGCGCGGCCAAGAGCTGTTCGAGACCCGCGGCTGCCTGGGCTGCCACTCCATCGAGGAAGACGGCGAGCTGCAGGGTGGGAGCTTCGCTGCCGACCTCAGCCGCGTGGGCGAAAAAGTGAACTACGACTACTTGGCACGCTGGGTGCACAACCCGCGCCAGCGCGTGCGCCCGTACTGCGCATATGAGAAGAAGGACATCGGTCCCGAGGACTACGCCAAGAAGGGCCTGCCCTACGTCTTCGACCTGGAGCACTCCACCTGCCCCAACGACGGCCACGAGCTGCAGGTGCAGCAGATGACGGTGATGCCCATCCTGCGGCTGAGCGAGCAGGACGCCGCCGACGTCGCCACCTACCTCATGTCGCACAAGAAGCGCGAGCCGTCCTCCTACGCCGACGCTTCTGCGTTCATGAACGATCCCAAGCTGAAGGCCGAGGGCAAGAAGTGGATCCGCCACTTCGGCTGCGCCGGGTGCCACGAGATCTCGGGCTTCGAGGACGAAGGGCGCATCGGGACCGAGCTGACGGTCGAAGGCTCGAAGCCCATCGAGCGACTGGACTTTGCGCTGCTGACGCATCCTTCGAAGGCGGGTGCTGGCGAGCCCAAGATCAACGACTCGCGGTACGCCAGCTATGTGGAGCGGCTGCCCGAGGGCCCCCAGAAGAAGGGCGAGTCCTGGTACGACCACAGGGGATTCTTCGAGCACAAGCTGTCGCTGCCCAATATCTACGACTATGACCTGCAAGGGCGGCAGCGGGAGCGGGCGCCCACCGAGTATCTGCGCATGCCCGACCCGCACCTGACCAAAGACCAGATCCGCGCGCTGGTCACCTTCCTGCTGGGCAGCCGGGACAGCACGCAGGAGGTCTCGCTGCCCGCCGGCTACATCTACAAGCCGGGCGACGAGCGCCGCGACATCCAGGAAGGCTGGTGGATTGTCAAGAAGTACAACTGCATGGGCTGCCACCAGTTCCTGCCCGGGCAAGTGACCTCGTTCACTCAGATGAAGAAATACCAGGACCCGGACTGGAAGGAACAGCGTCCGCCGCAGCTGCTCACGGAAGGCGCTCGTGTCGATCCCGCGTGGATGATGCGCTTCCTCTCCAACCCGGCGCTGAGCGCGACGGATACCAATCGCAACGGCGTGCGTCCCTATCTGAAGGCGCGCATGCCCACCTTCAACTTCTCGGATAACGAGCTGCGCAAGCTGGTGCGCTTCTTCCAGGCGCTGGCCAGCCAGCCCATGCCTTACACGCCGCAGAGGCTGGAGGCTCTCTCGCCGCAGGAGACGGAGATGGCGCGCAGCCTGTTCACCAGCATGGGCGCGCCCTGCCTGAAGTGTCACGCCACCGGCGATCCCAATCACGACAAGATCGCCACTGCACCCAACTTCCTCATGGCCAAGGAACGGCTGAAGCCGGGATGGATGGAGCGCTGGATCGTCGATCCCCAGAACATCAGCCCCGGCACCTCCATGCCTTCGAAGCTGTTCCGCAAGGACGGGGCGCAGTGGGTGTTCAACGGCCCGGTGCCGCCCTCCTTCCAGGGCTACGGCAAGGACCACACCAAGCTGCTGGTCCGCTACATGATGGAATTGACGGCGGAAGAGCAGCGCCGCGCGGCGGCGGCCCGAGCGGCAGCGCCTGGCCGGACCTCGAGCAAGCAGCCGGGCGCCGGTTCGCATCGAGCGGCGGCGGGCGGTTCAAGGTAGAATAGGGAGTTTTCCGCAGGCGCTCAAATCCATTCAGAAAGGTGTGACGACTTTATGAACCGCAAGAAATGGCTGGCGCTCACAGCGCTCTGCTCGTTTGTGCTGGTGCTGGCGCTGGCCGGCTGCAGCAAGAAGGAAGAGGCTCCCAGCGAGGAGTCGGCGCCCACAGCGGCCCCCGCGGCCAAGGCCACCCCGATCGATCCCGCCACCGTGGCCACAGTAACGGGCACCATCAAGCTCGATGGTACGGCGCCCAAGGCCAGGAAGATCGACATGAGCCAGGACCCGACCTGCGCCGGCGGCATGGGCATGACCGAGACCGTGGTCTCCGATGGCGGCAAGCTGGCCAACGTCTTCGTCTACGTGAAGGAAGGCCTGGGCGATCGTACCTTCTCTGCGCCCACGGAATCCGCCACCATCGACCAGCACGGCTGCCACTACGTCCCGCACGTGCTGGGCGTGATGACCGGCCAGACGGTGAAGATCCTGAACAGCGACCCCACCACCCACAACATTCACCCTTCGCCCAAGAACAACAAGGAGTGGAACGAATCGCAGGCGCCCAAGGCCGCGGCCCTGGAGAAGAGCTTCGCGCGTGAAGAAGTTCTGCTGCCCGTGAAGTGCAACCAGCATCCTTGGATGAAGATGTACGTCGGCGTGGTGAAGAGCCCGTTCTTCTCCGTCAGCGGCAAGGACGGCAAGTTCACCATCTCAGGACTGCCTCCGGGGAAGTACACCATCGCGGCCGTGCATGAGACCCTGGGTGAGCAGACCATGCAGATCGAGGTCGGCGCCAAAGAGTCCAAGACCGCCGATTTCAGCTTTAAGGCGGCCCAGTAGCAACCACGTAGCCCAGCGCTCTCGGCTGGGTGCCGGGCAAAGCCCGGCCGCGTCTGGCACTCGAGCGAGCCGCATACGCGGCTCGCATCGTTGCATGAGGAGCTTTTTCTGAAGCCGTCGACAACGCCCTACAACCCGGCACATCACTACTTCGCCGTGGGCACGGCGGCGGCCACCTTCCTGTTGCTGCTGGCCGGGGCTCTGGTGACCAGCAACGACGCCGGACTCTCCGTCCCTGACTGGCCCACCTCGTTCGGTTCGCTCTACCGCCTGCCGCCCATGAAGGGCGGCATCCTGTTCGAGCACGGGCACCGCATGGTAGCCGAGACCGTCGGGCTGCTGATGATCGTGTTGGCGATCTGGACTTGGCGCGTGGACAAGCGCCGCTGGATGCGCCGCCTGGGCTTCTGGGCGCTGGCTGGCGTGATCGTCCAGGGCATCCTGGGCGGGATCACGGTACTGTTCTTCCTGCCGCCCGCGGTCTCGACCGCGCACGCCACCCTGGCGCAGACCTTCTTCGTCACCATCGTGGCCATGGCGCTCTTCACCAGCCGCGGCTGGCTGGAGACCCCACGCCTCGAGCTGCGCGACCCCGGCCGGCCAAGGATAATGACGCGCGCCCTCGTCGGCCTGGCGCTGGCCAGCGTTTACTTGCAACTCATCCTCGGCGCAGCCTTCCGCCACTCCGCCCTCAAGCTGCTGCCGCACTTGATCATGGCGGCAGTGGTGACGGTGACTGTGCTGTGGGTGGTTACTCGCCTGCTCCGCAACTACGGCAGCCTCCC harbors:
- a CDS encoding c-type cytochrome, encoding MPPQPPPPQDDPVVSRSYALHYLIAVVLLIGSLFWALEDEFWGQRPWKAYQAEFQARYLSFLKSDYAKSKQSEEDLKSNPDYQRLKQTWEEASQAATPRMKELNDQIHEASRKLGVVQAVFTDARARVGADTYQLETTVDTASRDRKLRELGEYRKKKQFSVDLPEYKGRQLNFDELEAAYSDLKDEKGRLGGELGELLKPVSEARAKLDAFISDQIATLTPEQIAGLEKKMREWDPQIRQINVNAANIVDRCESCHMGVREPVKLTLASMTLKGQKADKYAEAFVGHPMELLNIHDPEKFGCVACHGGNGRATTSVEKGHGLYEHWLWPLFAKENAQAGCQTCHAADMVLAKGQGPEMGTIIDQGKELFRVRGCNGCHRYEGYDPESEQLLAANQLIKQLEAQKREDLRQVRLLSQQGDQASDNAEAKRLYQQAENLRVGISNLDGRIEQVDLQARNLLRDQKKIGPNLKDIRAKLNPNWIPEWLHKPTEFRATTKMPNFRLSDAQRNAITAYLWQSALTDSIPKQKPGDFKRGQELFETRGCLGCHSIEEDGELQGGSFAADLSRVGEKVNYDYLARWVHNPRQRVRPYCAYEKKDIGPEDYAKKGLPYVFDLEHSTCPNDGHELQVQQMTVMPILRLSEQDAADVATYLMSHKKREPSSYADASAFMNDPKLKAEGKKWIRHFGCAGCHEISGFEDEGRIGTELTVEGSKPIERLDFALLTHPSKAGAGEPKINDSRYASYVERLPEGPQKKGESWYDHRGFFEHKLSLPNIYDYDLQGRQRERAPTEYLRMPDPHLTKDQIRALVTFLLGSRDSTQEVSLPAGYIYKPGDERRDIQEGWWIVKKYNCMGCHQFLPGQVTSFTQMKKYQDPDWKEQRPPQLLTEGARVDPAWMMRFLSNPALSATDTNRNGVRPYLKARMPTFNFSDNELRKLVRFFQALASQPMPYTPQRLEALSPQETEMARSLFTSMGAPCLKCHATGDPNHDKIATAPNFLMAKERLKPGWMERWIVDPQNISPGTSMPSKLFRKDGAQWVFNGPVPPSFQGYGKDHTKLLVRYMMELTAEEQRRAAAARAAAPGRTSSKQPGAGSHRAAAGGSR
- a CDS encoding COX15/CtaA family protein; the encoded protein is MHEELFLKPSTTPYNPAHHYFAVGTAAATFLLLLAGALVTSNDAGLSVPDWPTSFGSLYRLPPMKGGILFEHGHRMVAETVGLLMIVLAIWTWRVDKRRWMRRLGFWALAGVIVQGILGGITVLFFLPPAVSTAHATLAQTFFVTIVAMALFTSRGWLETPRLELRDPGRPRIMTRALVGLALASVYLQLILGAAFRHSALKLLPHLIMAAVVTVTVLWVVTRLLRNYGSLPQLRRPAQILLGLIVLQLSLGFGAYLTRVEWGKDAPQPLLAMVVTTVAHVAVGALVLATTAWLALQVQRHLAPSSKQAPAAERSESPQAVIA
- a CDS encoding carboxypeptidase regulatory-like domain-containing protein — encoded protein: MNRKKWLALTALCSFVLVLALAGCSKKEEAPSEESAPTAAPAAKATPIDPATVATVTGTIKLDGTAPKARKIDMSQDPTCAGGMGMTETVVSDGGKLANVFVYVKEGLGDRTFSAPTESATIDQHGCHYVPHVLGVMTGQTVKILNSDPTTHNIHPSPKNNKEWNESQAPKAAALEKSFAREEVLLPVKCNQHPWMKMYVGVVKSPFFSVSGKDGKFTISGLPPGKYTIAAVHETLGEQTMQIEVGAKESKTADFSFKAAQ
- a CDS encoding cytochrome b N-terminal domain-containing protein, producing the protein MAEENDEKKTGTGTVERFKEDVRTLKSEMLGKVKDQVEGLKKPTKTQLYTSIFRHKHDDTPRNRALGVLSNVFLHLHPAKINRDAVRYSYTWGMGGITFYLFIVLTFTGVLLMFYYHPTKVQAFRDILYLEHDVPFGGLLRNMHRWAAHLMVIAVELHMLRVFLTGSYKKPREFNWNVGVILLVLTLLLSFTGYLLPDDQLGFWAVTVGTNMARATPMLGHEGPFGPEMHMTPYNDVRFGLLGGSIVDANALLRAYIWHCIGIPIIAAIFMIVHFWRVRKDGGISGPAPVILESEVKEPRR